The Opitutus sp. ER46 genome segment ACTCAAGCACACTGCGGCAACGGCGCTCATCGAGCCCGTGGCGCTGGTGCGCAATGGCGAGGAGCGTACGGAACGCGAGCGTGTCACGCATCATGGCGGATCTCCTCCTTCGCAATCGGCTGGACTGATCGGGTTGGCATGGCCGGCGAGTATAGGGATCGCCCGTCATGCCTGGAAATGCCTCCTCTCCCTAGCCGCTATGCCCGGCAGGCATAGCGCCGTCAGCCTGGTCGGACCTCTGCCGCCGGTGCATCGTCAGCGCGTTGCCGGTACCATTCGGCCCCGTGCGCTCGCCATCGGGGGATCGTGCGCGCCCCGGCGGCCCGAGGACCGATGCGGTCCTCAGAGAAACTCGCCCAGCCCGAACTGCCGCGGCTCGAAACCGCGCTCCTTCAGTGCGGCCGCCACCGCCTTCAGATCCAGCTGGGCCCCCGGTCGCACGCCTTTCGCGGCAAACCAGCCCTGAGGCATCTCGAGCGGAAACTTGATCTCCGTGCTGCGCGAGGCCACCGCCGCCTCGTCGAAAGGCTGGAGTGGGTAGATTTCCCGCAACACGCCCTGCGCATCGAAGTACCCAATGTCGAGCGGCGTCGGCGTGTTCCGCATCCAGAAGCTCATCCGTTGGGTGCGGGGGTACACGAAGAGCATGCCATCGTCTGGTCCGAGATCGCGTCGGAACATCAGCCCCCGCTCCTGCTCGACATCGAGCACCGCCAGCTGCAGCCGCACCACCTTTTCCCCCACCTTGATCGAGAAGAAGTCGGCCACCGTCTTGCGGCTCTCGACGCCGGACTTCTTCTGGGCACAGGCGGGCAGGCCCGCCGCGACGACCACTGCAGACAGCGCGAGAACGACCCGGAGCCAGGGATGCATGAACGCGCTCATACGCCTCACGCCTGACGGTGGCAAGACGCCACCCGAGGCACTGTGGACGCCGCCGCCGCGCGGCACCGGCCGCGGCCAGATTTGCGTTTGTCAGCCAGCCGGCCGCGACTCAGCTTCGGCCTTTCAACTCCTCTGCACCCATGGCCCGCCCTCTCCCTCCTCCGCTGCTGTACGCCGACTCGGAACATAATGCGGACGCGCTCTACTTTGGCCGGATCAAGGTGCCGGATGCATTCATCGCCTTTGGCTGCCGCGGTCGGAAATACGCCGTGGTCAGCGCGCTGGAATTCGGGCGGGTGAAGCGAACCTCCGCTTTCGACGTCGTCCTTCCGCTCGAGGAAGGCATGCAGTCCGCGCGCGAAAAGTGGCCGCAACGCGCAGTCGGCCCCGCCGAGGTGATCGCCGTGACCGCCCGCAAGCTGAAGCAAACGAGCTTCACCATCGCCGAGGATTTTCCGGCCGCGCTCTACGCCCGGCTGACCGCGCTGGGCCTCAAGCTCACCTTCGCCCGGGGCATGCTCTTCCCCGAGCGCGAAATCAAGTCGGCCGCCGAGGCGGCGCAGATCCGCGAAGGCAACCGCTGCAGCGCCCTCGGCTTCGCGGCCGTGGAGCGCATTCTCCGCGGCAGCCGTATCAAGGGTCGCCAGCTCGTTTATCGCGGCCGGCCGGTCACCAGCGAAAGCCTCAAGTTCGCGGTGGAAGCCGCCTGCCTCGAGGCCGGCGCCATTTCCACCGGCACCATCGTCGCCGGCGGCGATCAGGCCTGCGACCCGCACGAAACCGGTTCCGGCCCCATCCGCCCGCACGAGCTGGTGATCGTCGACATCTTTCCCCGCCTCGTGGCCACCGGATACCACGGCGACATGACCCGCACCTACCTGAAGGGCCGCGCCAGCGACGCGCAGCGCGCGCTCGTCGCCGCGGTGCGCGACGCCCAACTGGCCGCGCTTGGCCTGATCAAGACCGGCGTCAATGGCCGCAGCGTCCACGCCAAGGTCGTCGAGCTCTTTGCCGCCCGCGGCTATGAAACCCGCCGCACGCCGCAGCGCTCCATCGGCTTCTTCCACGGGACCGGCCATGGGCTCGGTCTCGCCGTCCACGAACCCCCGCGCCTGAGCAGCGTGGTCGACTCGCCGCTCCTTCGCGGCGCGGTCGTGACCGTCGAACCCGGGCTCTATTACCCCGGCCTCGGCGGATGCCGGATCGAGGATGTCGTCCAGGTTACCGACCGCGCGCCGCGCCTGCTCTCGAGCCACCCCTACGATTGGGAGATCCGATGAAAGCGCTGCCCTCCTTGCTCAAGAAGATCACCGGCCTGCGCATCCTCGTCGTCGGCGATGTCATGCTCGATCACTACGTCTGGGGCGACGCCACCCGCATCTCGCCCGAGGCTCCGGTCCCGGTGGTGGACATCGCACGGGACAGCTGGACCGCCGGCGGCGCGGCCAACGTGGCACTGAACATCGCCTCGCTGGGCGCGACCTGCACCGTGGCCGGCTTCTTCGGCAACGACGAAGCAGGCGCCAAGCTCACCGCGATCCTGCACGAGCGCGCCATCACCACCCTCCCGACGCCGGGCACAGCGGCAACCATCGTCAAGACGCGCGTACTCGTGCAGCACCAGCAGCTCTGCCGCCTCGATCGCGAGGCCGCGCCGACTGCGTATCAACTGGGCGCGGACGCCGCCGAAAAGCTGCTCAAGCCGGCCATCGCCGCGTGCGACGCCGTCATCCTCTCCGATTACGCAAAAGGCATACTCACGGACGAGCTCGTGGCGCGCGTGACCAAGCTGGCGCGGGCCAAGGGGAAGATCGTCGCCCTGGATCCGAAGCCCAAGCGGCGCCTTGCGTTCCACGGGCTCGATCTCATCACGCCAAACAAACGCGAGTCGCTGCAGCTCGCCGGCATTGAGCCATCCCCGCACGTCCCCTTCCCCGCCGCCGAAGTCTGCGCCCGGCTGCACGAACTCTACGGCACACGGCATCTCGTCATCACGCTCGGCGAGGACGGCATGCTGCTCAGCTCGGAAGGGCGCATCGTGCAGACCATCCCGACCGCCGCGCGCGAGGTGTTCGATGTCTCCGGCGCCGGC includes the following:
- a CDS encoding PfkB family carbohydrate kinase: MKALPSLLKKITGLRILVVGDVMLDHYVWGDATRISPEAPVPVVDIARDSWTAGGAANVALNIASLGATCTVAGFFGNDEAGAKLTAILHERAITTLPTPGTAATIVKTRVLVQHQQLCRLDREAAPTAYQLGADAAEKLLKPAIAACDAVILSDYAKGILTDELVARVTKLARAKGKIVALDPKPKRRLAFHGLDLITPNKRESLQLAGIEPSPHVPFPAAEVCARLHELYGTRHLVITLGEDGMLLSSEGRIVQTIPTAAREVFDVSGAGDTALAGLVLALAAGAKLETAAHFANAAAGVVVGKLGTATVTPAELIAYVNRR
- a CDS encoding DUF192 domain-containing protein; its protein translation is MHPWLRVVLALSAVVVAAGLPACAQKKSGVESRKTVADFFSIKVGEKVVRLQLAVLDVEQERGLMFRRDLGPDDGMLFVYPRTQRMSFWMRNTPTPLDIGYFDAQGVLREIYPLQPFDEAAVASRSTEIKFPLEMPQGWFAAKGVRPGAQLDLKAVAAALKERGFEPRQFGLGEFL
- a CDS encoding Xaa-Pro peptidase family protein gives rise to the protein MARPLPPPLLYADSEHNADALYFGRIKVPDAFIAFGCRGRKYAVVSALEFGRVKRTSAFDVVLPLEEGMQSAREKWPQRAVGPAEVIAVTARKLKQTSFTIAEDFPAALYARLTALGLKLTFARGMLFPEREIKSAAEAAQIREGNRCSALGFAAVERILRGSRIKGRQLVYRGRPVTSESLKFAVEAACLEAGAISTGTIVAGGDQACDPHETGSGPIRPHELVIVDIFPRLVATGYHGDMTRTYLKGRASDAQRALVAAVRDAQLAALGLIKTGVNGRSVHAKVVELFAARGYETRRTPQRSIGFFHGTGHGLGLAVHEPPRLSSVVDSPLLRGAVVTVEPGLYYPGLGGCRIEDVVQVTDRAPRLLSSHPYDWEIR